A genomic segment from Burkholderia plantarii encodes:
- a CDS encoding YciI family protein, with amino-acid sequence MAFMLLIAEPAGQRAQRTQDEGRALYERMLRFSGELQSRGVLRAAESLVSDAQATRVQIRNGEARVMDGPFAEAKEMIGGFFLLDVATEGEAVAIAKTCPAAEWCTVEVREIGPCFL; translated from the coding sequence ATGGCTTTTATGCTTCTGATTGCCGAACCCGCTGGCCAGCGCGCGCAGCGCACGCAGGACGAGGGCCGCGCGCTGTACGAGCGGATGCTGCGTTTCAGCGGCGAACTGCAGTCGCGCGGCGTGCTGCGCGCGGCCGAATCGCTGGTGTCCGACGCCCAGGCCACGCGCGTGCAAATCCGCAACGGCGAGGCGCGCGTCATGGACGGGCCGTTCGCCGAGGCCAAGGAGATGATCGGCGGCTTCTTCCTGCTCGACGTCGCCACCGAGGGCGAGGCGGTGGCGATCGCGAAGACCTGTCCGGCCGCCGAGTGGTGCACGGTCGAGGTGCGCGAGATCGGCCCGTGTTTTCTGTGA
- a CDS encoding YciI family protein, translating to MRFMIQVRATLASEAGGRPDDELLAAMGAYHEELAQAGVLLDAAGLRPTSDGWRVEHAGGRRRVIDGPFAETKELIAGYTLIEVRSREEALEWTRRFPAPFGALADGTIEVRRLYEAEDFEPGGVLGPPAGTAG from the coding sequence ATGCGATTCATGATCCAGGTGCGGGCGACGCTCGCGAGCGAGGCGGGCGGGCGGCCCGACGACGAACTGCTGGCGGCGATGGGCGCCTATCACGAGGAACTGGCGCAGGCCGGCGTGCTGCTCGACGCGGCCGGGCTGCGGCCCACCTCGGACGGCTGGCGCGTCGAGCATGCGGGCGGCCGGCGCCGCGTGATCGACGGGCCGTTCGCCGAAACGAAGGAACTGATCGCCGGCTACACGCTGATCGAGGTGCGCTCGCGCGAGGAGGCGCTCGAATGGACCCGACGCTTCCCGGCGCCGTTCGGCGCGCTGGCGGATGGCACGATCGAGGTGCGGCGGCTCTACGAGGCCGAGGACTTCGAGCCCGGCGGCGTGCTCGGGCCGCCGGCCGGAACGGCCGGGTGA